A window of Desulfobaculum bizertense DSM 18034 genomic DNA:
GAGGCAATGCAGCCACTTGTTTCACTCCACTACTACACCGCGCCAAAGAAAAGGAAGCTGGGGACGAGTTCCAAAAGTCCACTCAGTGAACAGGCAAACCAGCTGAGCGACAAATGGAACGCAATATTCTGGAAAAAAGTCAGTGCCCGTCAGGAAGGCTTTGTCCCGCCATTTGCAGCGAATTCCCACCACCAGTTCTTCGGATATATGCTCCCTGTGCGCAAAGGCGAGCACGTCCATGGCATCCTCGTCGCTGTAGGCAACTTCTCACCATTGCTGTCTGCATTCGTTCACCCCATCCGAGTTGGGCACTACGGAACGGCATACCTGCTCGATTCCAGTGGCCAAATTCTCTACGACCACGAAGCTGAAATCATCGGAAAAAATATTTTTGAAGGCCTGCATACGGGGTTCCCTGAGCTTGAACGCGTTGATAAACGCATTGTTTCTGAAATTCAGGGAAAAGATGAATACCATTTTCCTCAGGAACGCGGATCTGAAAGCGTCAGTAAACTTATTGCATGGCAGTCACTGCCGCTTGGCCAACGTACTCTGGTGCTGTGTATCGCCGCCCCACAGGATGCAGCTTCAGCCCTGCTCGCGGACCTTCACAATCAGCAACAGCTGGCCTGGTTCCTGCTGCTGCTTGCTCTCTGCCTTATTTTTGCTGCGGTGCTCCACCGCAACACCACCAAACAGCTCAACACCTCCTACACAAACCTGTCCCGAATCCTGGAAAATCTTCCAGACGCAACTTTTGTTGTGAATTCTGAACGAAAAATAATTGCGTGGAACAAAGCGCTGGAAACGCTGAGTGGCGAAAAAAAAGACGCGATGCTCGGCCGGGGAATGCGATCCTATGGGATACCATTTTACGGCGAACCGCATAAAACGCTGCTCGACTACCTTCTTGATGGGAAGCCATACCCGCCTCACTACCGAAATGTACAACAGCATGGGGATGTGACGTACTGCGAGCTGGATGTTTCTCACTTGCGAGCGGGAAAAGGAGCCACATTATGGATACAGGCGACCCTGCTCTTTGAAGAGGGCACCAACACCCCCAAGGGAGCAATCCAGTCCATCAGAGACATTACCGAACTGCGAGAGGCGGAAGAGAAACTCAAAGCGAGTGAAGAGCGCTTTGCTCTTGCGGTTGAAGGCTCAAACGATGGGATATGGGACTGGGACCTGCGGACAGACAAAGTCTATTTTTCCCCACGCTGGCTCGAAATTGTTGGGATGGAGAGCAACAGGGGCCAAGTTCTTGATGTTGAAGAGTGGACCAAACGCATCCACCCTGACGACCTGCACAGAACAATGAAAGCCAACCATTCGGTGTTTAGTGAAAACGCAGATCGATTTGAAATTGACTACCGAATCCGTCACGACGATGGATCGTATCGCTGGGTTCTTGGGCGAGGTTCCTGCCTGCGAGATAAGCATGGCGACGTCTACCGAATTGCCGGAGCACACACCGATATTACCCAGCGCGTGCATATGCAAAACGTCACCTCGGCTCTCTTTGCCATTTCCAATGCCGTAGCCCTGACAAAAGACCTTCCAGAGCTTTTCCTAGAAATTCATAAAGTGCTGCGAAACAGCATTGGAGCCAAAAATCTCATTATCGCAAAATGGAATGAAAAAACCGATGAGCTGTATTTTGAATATTCTGATGATGAGCACGAAAGGAACCTGGTCCCGATGCCCAATATCTCAAAAGAGGGAGCCAAGGGACTGAACGCGCAGGTCCTGCGGCAGGGAGAACCTCTGCTGCTGAATCAGGAAGAGCAGCTTCGCTATGAAGTCATCGGCACGCCATCGCAGACATGGCTGGGGGTTCCGCTCCGAATCAACAAAAAGACCATCGGCATTGTTTCAACACAGGATTATGAAAATCCCAATGCCTTTAGCGAACTTGATGTGTCACTCATGGCCTCAATCTCTGACCAGATCGCACTGGCAATCCAGCGCAAGACCAACGAAGACAAGCTGGAGCAGCTTGCCCTGCACGATACACTCACCGGCCTGCCGAACCGCCGCCTGATGGATGAGCGCCTGTCTCAGGCCATCAAACGCCAACAGCGGAGCAAGACCAATCAGTTTGCATTCATTGCTTTTGATATCGATGATTTCAAGCTCATTAACGACAATTACGGCCACGCAGCCGGGGACGCCTTCCTCCGCGAAGTTGGCAAGCGGATTTCGCCTATACTCAGAGAATCGGATACCCTGTCTCGCACGAGCGGCGATGAATTCAGCATTTTGCTGGAGGGCTTTGAAAGTACACAAAACGTCATACAAATCGTAAACAGGGTGCAGGAAGCTTTTTTCCATCCATATCAATATAAGGACTCACAAATTTTTGGCGGGCTGAGTATCGGCATCGTGCTGAACCCCGGGACATCAAAAACGCCGGAAGAAATCCGAAACGCTGCGGATGTCGCCATGTACAGCTCCAAAAACACGGGTAAGGGACAGTTCTCTATCTACGAAGAGCTTCGGGACAACGGCAGTCCGATTCGCGAAGCCATACGCGACAATGAAATCCAGCAGGGACTGAGCAGGAATGAATTTGAAATTTATCTCCAGCCCATCATCCACACAGAGACGCAGCAAATACATTCGGCGGAAGCCCTTGTGCGCTGGAAGCACCCAGAACGCGGAATACTTCTTCCTGGGAGCTTTCTCCACACGCTTGATGAGCACGGGTATGGGCCAGAGTTAGGAAGTCAGGTTTTAGCGAAAGCATGCCTTGCGTGTTCTGAACTTTTGGAATCGAAAATGACATCCCCAGATTTTTCCATAAGTGTAAATCTTTCAAAAAGTCAGCTTATCAACCATAAGTTCCCACAGCAGGTGCAAGACGAACTCGACAGACATGGACTCGAACCACAAAACATCCAGCTTGAGATTTCAGAAAACATCCTCGCAGAAACATCAAGAAAACAGGACTTCCTTTTCGAGCGACTTCATGAACTTGGTGTGCGACTTGCCCTCGATAATGTAAGTTACCGCAAGCTTACGCCTCGCGCTCTCCTGCGCAGAAACTTCGACTTTATCAAGTATTCCAGGACAATTAGCACTGGAGCCTTTTTGTCTTCAATGGAAGAAAAGAATTTACAAATAATGGCAGGTATTGGAGATTTTCTCCATATTCCGGCCATCGCACAGGGGATAGAGACGCAGGAACAGTATGAAATGTTTCAAAAACTCGGCTGCCCATACATGCAGGGTTTTCTTTTTGGAAAACCACAGCCGATTTTAGAATTTATTACATTCTTTTCTGCTCTCGCATTTTCCCATTAGGTGCATGAGCAACTATTTGCGTTGTTTTTTGTTTGTTTCAGGCCTGTAAAAGTTTGACATTGTCAATTTTAGGAACTCACTGTAAGACGAATGAAAAGCAACATTCAAAGGGGTACCTGCATTAGCTGTCTCAAAATCCATAAGAACAAGGGGTTTATTCCCAAAACCACAGCCTCTGTCGCAAGAGGCGTATTGCTTTTGGAACACTAATCCGGTACTACCCAAAAAGATGCGCATTTGACAAAATGCGTAAAAAAATGGCTTCGGACAGGGGCTGTTCGTCGCAAATTTCTTTTTGATTTCTTCAAAACTTCTTTATCGGAGGTACCTGATGAAACGTGTACTCCTCGCCTGCATCTGCGCCCTGATGCTGCTGGGCAACAGCTCAGTCGCGTCTGCAAAGACGCTGAAGGTCGCATTCGCAGCCGACCCTGTTTCCCTTGACCCGCATGTCCAGCTTTCCGGTGGCATGCTCCAGTATTCCCACCTCGTTTTTGATCCGCTCATCCGCTGGACCAAAGACATGAACTTCGAACCTCGCCTGGCTACTAAGTGGGAACGTATCGATCCGCTGACCGAGCGCTTCTACCTGCGTAAGGGTGTCAAGTTCCACTCCGGCAACGACTTCACTGCAAAAGACGTCAAATGGACCTTTGACCGCCTGAAAAAATCTCAGGACTACAAGGCACTGTTTGAGCCTTTTGAAGACATCAAAATCATTGATGACTACACCATCGACATCAAGACCTCCAAGCCTTACCCGCTGCTGCTCAACATGGCGACCTACATCTTCCCCATGGACAGCAAGTTCTACACTGGCATGGACGAAGAGTCTGGTCAGCCCAAGGACGCCATCATCAAGACTGGCAAATCCTTCGCTCTGAACCACGAGTCCGGCACCGGTAAGTACAAGGTCACCTTCCGTGAGCACGGCGTGCGCATGGAGTTCACCGCTTTCGAAAACTACTGGGACAAGAAGTCCGGTAACGTCGACAAGATCATCCTGACTCCTATTAAGGAAAATGCAACCCGTGTTGCAGCTCTCTTCTCTGGCGACGTTGACTTCATCATGCCTGTTCCTCCCCAGGACTACGACCGCATCGACAAGAGCGAAAAGGTCAACCTGGTTACCATGCCTGGTTCCCGCATCATCAGCCTGCAGCTGAACCAGAAAAGACGCCCCGAGTTCAAGGACCCCCGTGTCCGTCTCGCCATGATCTACGCCTGCAACAACGCAGGTATCGCCAAGAAGATCATGAAGGGTCGCGCTGTTGCTGCTGGCCAGCAGGCTCCCGAAGGCTACGTCAGCTACCAGGCTGACCTCAAGCCTCGCTACGACCTGAACAAGGCAAAGCAGCTCATGAAAGAAGCTGGCTACGAGAACGGCTTCACCTGCACCATGATTTCCCCGAACAACCGCTACGTGAACGACGAAAAAATCGCTCAGGCGTTTGTTTCCATGATGGCAAAGCTGAAGATCCGCGTTGATCTCAAGACCATGCCTAAAGCTCAGTACTGGGATGCATATGATGCTCAGCAGGCTGACATTCAGATGGTTGGCTGGCACCCCGACACCGAGGACTCCAGCAACTACACTGAGTTCCTGCTGATGTGCCGCGACGTCAAGAGCGGTTACGGCCAGTACAACAGCGGTAACTACTGCAACGAGAAAGTGGACAGCATGATCAAGTCGGCTCAGAACGAGACTGACCTGGCCAAGCGTGAAGCTATCCTCAAAGACGTTGAGCGCATCATCTACAACGACGGTGCTTTCATCCCGCTGCACTGGGAAGACCTCTCCTGGGCTTGTTCTCCCAAGCTCCAGAATGTTGACGAGATCGTTAACGTTATGAACTTCCCCTACTTCGGCGACCTGAATATGGACTAAGGTCTGAAAGGACTTCCAAGGGGGGACTTGCACTTTTTTCAACAAAAGTGTAATTCCCCCCATTCTGGTAAAGTTGACAGGGATTCTGTGACAATCCTGTCATTAGCATCTCTGATAACCCTCGCCTTACCGCAAAAAATTCATAAATTTTACACGATTAAGGTGACACAACAAGAAAAGTATAGGCCATGTTCGCATTCACCGTTCGCCGCATTGCGCAGGCACTCATCGTGATGCTGGTCATCAGCGTCATTGGATTCGGCATCAAGAAGGCCATTGGTAACCCCATCCGCGACATCGTGGGCATCTCCGTGTCCGTGGAAGAAAGGGCCAAGCTGACCGAAGAGCTGGGACTCAATGACCCCCTTGCAGTGCAGTGGGTCCGTTTTGTCAAAGACGCCTTGCATGGAGACCTGGGGCAGTCCTATTTCTTCAAACAGCCAGCAATGGAAGTAATCTTAAAGAAAGCTCCTGCAACGCTCGAACTGGTGTTTGTGGCTTCCTTCCTTATCTTATTTCTCTCCATTCCATTCGGCATCTACGCCGCGGTTAAACCGCGATCGCTCATCTCGCGATTCGCGATGGGCGGCTCAATTCTTGGTGTTTCTATTCCTGTCTTTTTGACAGCAATCATGCTCATTTACGTCTTTTCCGTGCAGCTCAACTGGCTCCCATCCTACGGGCGAGGAGAAACAGTACGTCTTTTTGGCGGCGCATGGGACACCAACTTCCTGACCGTTGACGGATGGCTGCACATCATCCTCCCCGGTATTTCCCTCTGTTCTGTCATGCTCCCTCTGTTCATCCGCCTCATTCGTGCAGAGATGAAAGAGGTTCTCGAAGCCGAATACATGAAATTCGCTCGAGCAAAGGGTCTCAAGCCCTGGCGTATCCTGCTGGTTCACGGTTTCAAAAACACCCTGCTCCCGGTCATTACCGTCGGCGGTGTGCAGCTTGGTACCATGATCGCCTTTACCGTCCTGACCGAAACTGTTTTCCAGTGGCAGGGCATGGGCTTCATCTTCCTCGAAGCTGTTGAACGCGCAGACTCCTCCCTCCTGGTAGCCTATCTGGTATTTGTTGGTGCTGTTTTTGTTACCGTGAATACCGTTGTCGACATCATCTACGGCCTGGTTAACCCGATGGTCAGAGTGGCAGGTAAGAAATAAATGAGTATGTGGAAACGTTTTAGAAAGTCATATTTTCTGTACAGCTTCCTGCGAGATCCCCTCGCTCTTGGAAGCTTTGTCCTGCTGGCATTCTTTGTCATTGCCGGGTTCTCCGCGCCGTTTACGGCCCCCACGAACCCCTATGATACTGCACAGATCGACGTTATGGACTCCGAACTTCCGCCGGTCTGGATGGCAGATTCTGATGCACGCTTCCCGCTTGGGACTGACTCCCAGGGTCGCGACCTGCTCTCTACCATCCTTTACGGAACCCGCGTTTCCGTGTGCATCGGCCTTGGTGCCGTGGCCCTCCAGGCCATGCTCGGCATCATGATCGGCCTGATGGCTGGCTACAAAGGCGGAAAGCTCGACTCCATCCTCATGCGAGTGGCAGACGTTCAGCTCTCCTTTTCAACCTATATGGTTGCTATCTTCCTCGGCGCGATTTTTCAGGCGGCTTTTGGCATCGCCAAATATGAGCAGATTGCCATCCCCTTCCTGATTATCGTCATCGGATTTGCAGAGTGGCCACAATACGCCCGTACTGTCCGCGCCTCTGTCCTCGCCGAAAAGAAAAAGGAATACGTCGAAGCCGCACGGGTTATTGGTCTGCCTTCCTGGCGCATCATGTGGAGGCACATCCTCCCCAACACCCTGACTCCTGTTCTGGTTATCTCTACAGTTCAGGTTGCTAACGCCATCATGAGTGAAGCAGCCCTGTCCTTCATCGGCCTTGGCATGCCCGCTACCCAGCCCTCTCTTGGTTCGCTTATCAAGATTGGCTTTGACTACTTCTTTAGTGGCTCATGGTGGATTACCATCTTCCCCGGTATTGTGCTTGTTGGACTCATCCTGTCCATCAACCTCCTGGGCGACTGGATGCGTGACTTCCTCAACCCCAAACTTTACAAGAACTAGCCGAGATGACCCAGATGAATACACAAACGAGTGAGTCCGCACATCTTTTGGATGTTCAGGACCTTACCGTCAAATTCGCAATGCGCAAGGGCACCCTCCCTGCCGTGAATGGTGTCAGCTTCTCCCTGAAGCCCGGTGAACGCATGGGGCTTGTAGGCGAATCTGGTGCAGGTAAATCCGTAACAGGTTTTGCTCTGCTCAACCTGATCAGCAAACCCGGCTTTGTGGACTCCGGCCGCGTCCTCTTTGAGGGCAAAGACATCGCCGCTATGTCCAACGAAGAAATGCGCCACATTCGCGGTAACCGCATCAGCATGATCTTTCAGGACCCCATGATGACCCTGAACCCGGTTCTGACCGTTGGGACACAGATGGTCGAAACCCTGAAAGCACATCGGAATATTTCCACTCAGGAAGCCGAAGCCATTGCTATCGACAAGCTGCGAAAGGTCTACATTCCTTCCCCGGAAAAACGCCTGAACCAGTACCCTCACGAATTCTCTGGCGGCATGCGTCAGCGTATCGTTATTGCAACGGCCCTGCTCACCGACCCCAGCCTGATCATTGCTGACGAGCCAACCACGGCTCTGGACGTAACCATTCAGGCCGAAATCATGTCTCTGCTCAAGGAACTCTGCGAGACAGAAAACATGAGCCTCATCCTCATCACGCACGACCTCGCCGTTGTGTCGCAGGTGACAGAAAAAATCGCCGTTATGTATGCAGGCCGCATGATCGAAATGGGTCCCACGGACCAGATCATCACCAAGCCGCTGCACCCATACACACAGGGCCTCCTGCGGGCACTCCCGCAGACCGGCGAAAGCAAGGGTGCCCGTCTGGCGCAGATCCCCGGCGTTATGCCGAGCCTGCACGCCATTCCGGCAGGCTGCGCATTCCACCCCCGCTGTGAGATGTGTACGTCCCGCTGTACCTCTGAGATTCCGCTTCTCACCGAACGCGAATCCGGTAGTTTTGTAGCCTGCCACTGTGCGTAGGAAGGAAGGGAACAAGTGAATACATCATCTTCGAAAAAAACTCTTCTCAGCATCAAAAATGTTGTGAAGCATTTTGATATTTCGGGAAGCTTCCTTGACCAGATCAAATTCTCCACAAGCGGCATCCGCCGTGAGAAAACACTGGTTAAGGCCGTCAACAATGTCTCTTTCGACATCCACGCTGGCGAAACGCTTTCTGTTGTTGGTGAATCAGGTTGTGGCAAGTCGACCCTCGCCCGAACGGTCATGGGACTCTATACCCCCACCGCTGGCGAGCTGTATTACGACGGCAAGCGCTACGATAATCTGTCTGCCGACCAGCTTCTTCCTTTCCGCTCCCGGATGCAGATGGTCTTTCAGGACCCGTATGCATCCCTGAACCCCCGTATGACCGTTCGCCAGATTCTGGAAGAGCCTCTGCGCTTTCATAATCCCGGCCTGAGCGATTCCGAGGTTCAGGACAAGGTTGCTGAGGTTATGGACCACGTTGGTGTCCGCTCTGGCTGGGCTGGCAACTACCCACACGAATTCTCTGGCGGTCAGCGTCAGCGTATCTCCATTGCCCGCGCTCTGATGGTCGACCCGGAATTCATCGTCGCTGACGAACCCATTTCCGCTCTCGACGTCTCCATTCAGGCTCAGATTCTGAACCTGCTTATGGATGCGCAGGAAGACCGTGGTCTCACCTACATGTTCATTTCTCATGACCTGTCCGTGGTTGAGCATATCTCCACCCGCGTGGCCGTCATGTATCTGGGCAGTCTCTGCGAACTGACCGAATCCGAGCCGCTCTTTAGCGACCCGCTGCATCCGTACACGCAGATTCTGCTTTCCGCTATTCCGCGCCTCGGTCAGAAGGACATGAACCACACCAAGCTGTCTGGTGACGTCCCGACCCCCATTGACCTGCCCACTGGCTGTGTTTTCCACGGCCGCTGTCCGCACGCCAATGAACGGTGTATGCGCGAGATCCCGGCTATCCGGGAACACAAACCCGGCCACTTTGTGGCCTGCCACGGCGTTGAAGAAGGACGCATCTAGTCCGTCTTTCAATACATTGTGTCACTCTCTCCCCGTCTGGCTTCCTCTGGACGGGGAGTTTTTTCTTCTTTCGGGAAACAGCAGCGC
This region includes:
- a CDS encoding EAL domain-containing protein — translated: MRTFFLILLAGVLILLGFYQFTLHTEKSAITKQNEAFNDTQLIQATVAAQGLELRVQTLQKNLDILSRIAFSEYIDGKRTSADMEYLLASTMEAMQPLVSLHYYTAPKKRKLGTSSKSPLSEQANQLSDKWNAIFWKKVSARQEGFVPPFAANSHHQFFGYMLPVRKGEHVHGILVAVGNFSPLLSAFVHPIRVGHYGTAYLLDSSGQILYDHEAEIIGKNIFEGLHTGFPELERVDKRIVSEIQGKDEYHFPQERGSESVSKLIAWQSLPLGQRTLVLCIAAPQDAASALLADLHNQQQLAWFLLLLALCLIFAAVLHRNTTKQLNTSYTNLSRILENLPDATFVVNSERKIIAWNKALETLSGEKKDAMLGRGMRSYGIPFYGEPHKTLLDYLLDGKPYPPHYRNVQQHGDVTYCELDVSHLRAGKGATLWIQATLLFEEGTNTPKGAIQSIRDITELREAEEKLKASEERFALAVEGSNDGIWDWDLRTDKVYFSPRWLEIVGMESNRGQVLDVEEWTKRIHPDDLHRTMKANHSVFSENADRFEIDYRIRHDDGSYRWVLGRGSCLRDKHGDVYRIAGAHTDITQRVHMQNVTSALFAISNAVALTKDLPELFLEIHKVLRNSIGAKNLIIAKWNEKTDELYFEYSDDEHERNLVPMPNISKEGAKGLNAQVLRQGEPLLLNQEEQLRYEVIGTPSQTWLGVPLRINKKTIGIVSTQDYENPNAFSELDVSLMASISDQIALAIQRKTNEDKLEQLALHDTLTGLPNRRLMDERLSQAIKRQQRSKTNQFAFIAFDIDDFKLINDNYGHAAGDAFLREVGKRISPILRESDTLSRTSGDEFSILLEGFESTQNVIQIVNRVQEAFFHPYQYKDSQIFGGLSIGIVLNPGTSKTPEEIRNAADVAMYSSKNTGKGQFSIYEELRDNGSPIREAIRDNEIQQGLSRNEFEIYLQPIIHTETQQIHSAEALVRWKHPERGILLPGSFLHTLDEHGYGPELGSQVLAKACLACSELLESKMTSPDFSISVNLSKSQLINHKFPQQVQDELDRHGLEPQNIQLEISENILAETSRKQDFLFERLHELGVRLALDNVSYRKLTPRALLRRNFDFIKYSRTISTGAFLSSMEEKNLQIMAGIGDFLHIPAIAQGIETQEQYEMFQKLGCPYMQGFLFGKPQPILEFITFFSALAFSH
- a CDS encoding ABC transporter substrate-binding protein; its protein translation is MKRVLLACICALMLLGNSSVASAKTLKVAFAADPVSLDPHVQLSGGMLQYSHLVFDPLIRWTKDMNFEPRLATKWERIDPLTERFYLRKGVKFHSGNDFTAKDVKWTFDRLKKSQDYKALFEPFEDIKIIDDYTIDIKTSKPYPLLLNMATYIFPMDSKFYTGMDEESGQPKDAIIKTGKSFALNHESGTGKYKVTFREHGVRMEFTAFENYWDKKSGNVDKIILTPIKENATRVAALFSGDVDFIMPVPPQDYDRIDKSEKVNLVTMPGSRIISLQLNQKRRPEFKDPRVRLAMIYACNNAGIAKKIMKGRAVAAGQQAPEGYVSYQADLKPRYDLNKAKQLMKEAGYENGFTCTMISPNNRYVNDEKIAQAFVSMMAKLKIRVDLKTMPKAQYWDAYDAQQADIQMVGWHPDTEDSSNYTEFLLMCRDVKSGYGQYNSGNYCNEKVDSMIKSAQNETDLAKREAILKDVERIIYNDGAFIPLHWEDLSWACSPKLQNVDEIVNVMNFPYFGDLNMD
- a CDS encoding ABC transporter permease, with translation MFAFTVRRIAQALIVMLVISVIGFGIKKAIGNPIRDIVGISVSVEERAKLTEELGLNDPLAVQWVRFVKDALHGDLGQSYFFKQPAMEVILKKAPATLELVFVASFLILFLSIPFGIYAAVKPRSLISRFAMGGSILGVSIPVFLTAIMLIYVFSVQLNWLPSYGRGETVRLFGGAWDTNFLTVDGWLHIILPGISLCSVMLPLFIRLIRAEMKEVLEAEYMKFARAKGLKPWRILLVHGFKNTLLPVITVGGVQLGTMIAFTVLTETVFQWQGMGFIFLEAVERADSSLLVAYLVFVGAVFVTVNTVVDIIYGLVNPMVRVAGKK
- a CDS encoding ABC transporter permease, with amino-acid sequence MSMWKRFRKSYFLYSFLRDPLALGSFVLLAFFVIAGFSAPFTAPTNPYDTAQIDVMDSELPPVWMADSDARFPLGTDSQGRDLLSTILYGTRVSVCIGLGAVALQAMLGIMIGLMAGYKGGKLDSILMRVADVQLSFSTYMVAIFLGAIFQAAFGIAKYEQIAIPFLIIVIGFAEWPQYARTVRASVLAEKKKEYVEAARVIGLPSWRIMWRHILPNTLTPVLVISTVQVANAIMSEAALSFIGLGMPATQPSLGSLIKIGFDYFFSGSWWITIFPGIVLVGLILSINLLGDWMRDFLNPKLYKN
- a CDS encoding ABC transporter ATP-binding protein, with amino-acid sequence MNTQTSESAHLLDVQDLTVKFAMRKGTLPAVNGVSFSLKPGERMGLVGESGAGKSVTGFALLNLISKPGFVDSGRVLFEGKDIAAMSNEEMRHIRGNRISMIFQDPMMTLNPVLTVGTQMVETLKAHRNISTQEAEAIAIDKLRKVYIPSPEKRLNQYPHEFSGGMRQRIVIATALLTDPSLIIADEPTTALDVTIQAEIMSLLKELCETENMSLILITHDLAVVSQVTEKIAVMYAGRMIEMGPTDQIITKPLHPYTQGLLRALPQTGESKGARLAQIPGVMPSLHAIPAGCAFHPRCEMCTSRCTSEIPLLTERESGSFVACHCA
- a CDS encoding ABC transporter ATP-binding protein; translation: MNTSSSKKTLLSIKNVVKHFDISGSFLDQIKFSTSGIRREKTLVKAVNNVSFDIHAGETLSVVGESGCGKSTLARTVMGLYTPTAGELYYDGKRYDNLSADQLLPFRSRMQMVFQDPYASLNPRMTVRQILEEPLRFHNPGLSDSEVQDKVAEVMDHVGVRSGWAGNYPHEFSGGQRQRISIARALMVDPEFIVADEPISALDVSIQAQILNLLMDAQEDRGLTYMFISHDLSVVEHISTRVAVMYLGSLCELTESEPLFSDPLHPYTQILLSAIPRLGQKDMNHTKLSGDVPTPIDLPTGCVFHGRCPHANERCMREIPAIREHKPGHFVACHGVEEGRI